In Fluviicola taffensis DSM 16823, the following are encoded in one genomic region:
- a CDS encoding DMT family transporter, with translation MTKDFRSWIFLFILALIWGSSFILMKRGMYDELGQSIFSDSQVGALRMAIAGLVMLPFGIWSLRRITHWKQVFYLLVVGTCGNFFPAFLFTFAETKLSSGLAGMLNSFTPFFTLIIGFLVFKQRVQLKQVLGLFIAFAGICILVGILNNAPLEISMLHVGAILLATLMYGTSLNTIKYKLAEFKSLEIASLAFTFLAIPSWITTWNLDTLSVFKTNKHAYEALFYISILSVFGTCLALLIFNQIIKLKSPMFASSVTYMIPIVAVILGVFLNQETFHISQFLGMIVIVGGVYLVNSRQVKK, from the coding sequence ATGACTAAGGATTTTCGGAGCTGGATTTTCTTATTTATTTTAGCACTTATTTGGGGTAGTTCATTCATTCTGATGAAGCGTGGAATGTATGATGAACTTGGCCAATCCATTTTTTCCGATTCACAAGTTGGCGCGCTCCGAATGGCTATTGCAGGTTTAGTCATGCTTCCTTTTGGGATTTGGAGTTTACGTAGAATTACCCATTGGAAACAAGTTTTCTATTTGTTAGTAGTTGGTACTTGCGGAAATTTTTTCCCCGCATTTTTATTTACGTTTGCAGAAACAAAACTGTCATCTGGATTGGCTGGAATGCTAAATAGTTTTACACCATTTTTCACCTTGATAATTGGTTTTTTGGTTTTCAAACAGCGTGTGCAACTCAAACAAGTACTCGGACTTTTCATTGCTTTTGCAGGAATTTGTATTTTAGTCGGAATACTGAATAATGCACCACTTGAAATTTCTATGTTACATGTTGGGGCAATTTTGCTAGCAACCTTGATGTATGGAACCAGTTTGAATACCATTAAGTATAAATTGGCTGAGTTCAAATCGTTGGAGATTGCTTCCTTAGCGTTTACTTTTTTAGCAATTCCATCTTGGATTACAACTTGGAATTTGGATACTCTGAGCGTTTTTAAAACAAATAAACATGCATACGAAGCCTTGTTTTATATCAGTATTTTGAGTGTTTTCGGAACCTGTTTGGCACTTCTTATCTTTAATCAGATTATCAAGTTGAAATCTCCCATGTTTGCCAGTTCGGTTACTTATATGATTCCGATTGTTGCTGTTATTTTGGGGGTCTTTTTGAATCAGGAGACGTTTCATATCTCTCAGTTTTTAGGGATGATTGTGATTGTTGGTGGAGTTTATTTGGTGAATTCTAGACAAGTTAAAAAGTAA
- a CDS encoding DUF349 domain-containing protein — protein sequence MEKASLLEALKNLVQQEDALSVAREVSELRNQFEDVILEEDRQFQIKQLEAKENGETVEERPFDTVREEFYNLHNEFRDRKKSLQNAKKEAEEANYRRKKVLLERMKDVVEKEENIGAAMTAYKEIHDAWKEVGDIPREKRQDIQSEYSRLLETFFYHIKIYRELREHDLHRNHQLKLDVIQRIQELSKVENLKDVEQAIKSLQNEWDETGPVGNDAWESLKNSYWDAVRAVYTRIQTFYDEKRTELAANLELKKEIAKKAIEIVTDFTSTNTKDWDTATATLLALQEEWKKIGFGPRKENEDVWKEFRAACDEFFAKKKTFFDSIRGKFDEVATKKQQLVDRLDEMKHSTDWKATTDQILSIQKEWKNLGSAGQRFEQKLWKDFRAACDHFFEAKQTHFSSKDKEFEGNLALKMELIERIKTTEIPEDKKEALSLLKTFATEFNEIGHVPMKEKDRVFNAYKEVLDGHYKKLKLEGAEQEKMLFQARLETLKGDPNSDRALAREKHDLNEKINRLKSDILQFENNLGFFAKSKGADLLKKEVESKISAAQRKIEELRAKIKMIQ from the coding sequence ATGGAAAAGGCAAGTTTGTTAGAAGCATTAAAAAATCTCGTTCAGCAAGAGGATGCGCTTTCAGTAGCGCGAGAAGTGAGTGAATTACGCAATCAGTTTGAAGACGTAATATTGGAAGAGGATCGCCAATTTCAAATAAAGCAATTGGAGGCTAAAGAGAATGGTGAAACGGTTGAAGAACGACCTTTTGATACTGTTCGAGAAGAGTTTTACAATTTACACAACGAATTCCGTGATCGCAAAAAATCGCTTCAAAATGCGAAGAAAGAGGCTGAAGAAGCTAATTATCGCCGAAAGAAAGTGTTGCTTGAGCGCATGAAGGATGTGGTTGAAAAAGAAGAAAATATTGGCGCAGCGATGACTGCATACAAGGAAATACATGATGCTTGGAAAGAAGTGGGAGATATTCCTCGTGAAAAACGCCAAGATATTCAATCAGAATACTCGCGTTTACTCGAGACTTTTTTCTATCACATCAAAATCTACCGTGAATTACGCGAGCATGATTTACACCGGAATCACCAATTGAAATTGGATGTGATTCAGCGAATTCAAGAGTTATCAAAAGTAGAGAATTTGAAGGATGTTGAACAAGCGATCAAATCACTTCAAAACGAATGGGACGAAACGGGTCCTGTTGGAAATGATGCATGGGAAAGCTTGAAAAATTCCTATTGGGATGCAGTAAGAGCTGTTTATACTCGCATTCAAACGTTTTATGATGAGAAGCGAACGGAACTAGCTGCAAATCTAGAGCTTAAAAAAGAAATTGCGAAGAAGGCTATTGAAATTGTAACTGATTTTACATCTACCAATACAAAAGATTGGGATACTGCAACAGCAACTTTGTTGGCGTTACAAGAAGAGTGGAAAAAAATTGGTTTCGGTCCGCGAAAAGAAAATGAAGATGTTTGGAAAGAATTCCGTGCTGCTTGTGATGAGTTTTTCGCGAAGAAGAAGACGTTTTTCGATTCAATCAGAGGGAAGTTTGATGAAGTTGCCACTAAAAAACAACAATTGGTTGATAGATTGGATGAAATGAAACATTCTACTGATTGGAAAGCAACAACTGATCAAATCTTGAGCATTCAAAAAGAATGGAAAAATTTAGGAAGTGCTGGTCAACGTTTTGAACAAAAATTATGGAAAGATTTTCGTGCTGCTTGTGATCATTTCTTTGAAGCAAAACAAACTCATTTCAGTTCAAAAGACAAAGAGTTTGAAGGCAATTTGGCTTTGAAAATGGAATTGATTGAGCGAATTAAAACAACTGAAATTCCCGAAGATAAAAAAGAAGCATTGTCGTTGTTAAAGACTTTCGCAACGGAGTTCAATGAAATTGGGCATGTTCCAATGAAAGAGAAAGATCGTGTTTTCAATGCGTACAAAGAGGTTTTAGATGGTCACTATAAAAAATTGAAACTAGAAGGTGCAGAACAAGAGAAGATGTTGTTCCAAGCTCGTTTAGAAACTTTAAAGGGTGATCCAAATTCAGATAGAGCTCTTGCACGTGAGAAACACGATTTGAATGAAAAGATAAACAGATTGAAATCGGATATTTTGCAATTCGAGAATAACTTGGGCTTTTTCGCAAAATCGAAAGGTGCTGATTTATTGAAAAAAGAAGTAGAATCAAAAATTTCAGCTGCGCAACGCAAAATTGAAGAGCTGAGAGCAAAGATTAAAATGATCCAATAA
- a CDS encoding PfkB family carbohydrate kinase, translated as MSLLTVGSVAFDAIETPFGKTDKIVGGAGTFIALSASNYVKDQRIVSVVGDDFPQETLDLLKSKGVALEGLQIKKGEKTFFWSGRYHNDMNSRDTLVTELNVLGTFDPIIPESYQGAEYLMLGNLSPQVQRQVIERLTTRPKLIAMDTMNFWMDIALDDLKETLKLIDVLIINDEEARQLSGEYSLTKASRVIRAMGPKTLIIKKGEHGALLFQEEKVFFAPALPLEDVFDPTGAGDTFAGGFIGYIASTDDISFDNMKRAIIAGSALASFCVEKFGTQRLLEISKEEIEARIDRFVTLTNFEMSTVVG; from the coding sequence ATGAGTCTATTGACAGTTGGTAGTGTGGCTTTTGATGCCATTGAAACACCTTTCGGAAAAACAGATAAAATTGTAGGTGGGGCAGGAACGTTTATTGCGTTATCAGCATCTAACTATGTGAAAGATCAACGAATTGTTTCCGTTGTGGGTGATGATTTCCCTCAAGAGACCTTGGATTTACTAAAATCAAAAGGTGTTGCTTTGGAAGGTTTGCAAATCAAAAAGGGAGAGAAAACGTTCTTTTGGTCTGGTCGCTACCACAACGATATGAACTCTAGAGATACTTTGGTTACTGAATTAAATGTATTGGGCACTTTTGACCCAATTATTCCTGAATCATATCAAGGAGCTGAGTATTTAATGCTTGGAAATTTGAGTCCACAAGTTCAACGTCAAGTAATTGAGCGTTTAACAACCAGACCCAAGTTAATTGCAATGGATACCATGAATTTTTGGATGGATATTGCATTAGATGATTTGAAAGAAACACTGAAATTGATTGATGTTTTAATCATTAATGATGAAGAAGCGCGTCAATTATCGGGAGAATACTCTTTGACTAAAGCGAGTAGAGTTATTCGTGCAATGGGTCCAAAAACATTGATTATTAAGAAAGGTGAGCACGGAGCATTGTTATTCCAAGAGGAGAAAGTATTCTTCGCGCCAGCTTTGCCTTTGGAAGATGTATTTGATCCAACAGGAGCAGGAGATACATTTGCAGGAGGATTTATTGGATACATTGCTTCAACGGATGATATATCTTTTGATAATATGAAACGTGCAATTATTGCGGGTTCTGCCTTGGCATCTTTCTGTGTAGAAAAATTTGGAACACAGCGTTTATTAGAAATTTCAAAAGAGGAAATCGAAGCAAGAATTGATCGTTTTGTGACTTTAACAAATTTCGAAATGTCAACTGTAGTTGGTTAA
- a CDS encoding VWD domain-containing protein has product MKKYFTFFGLFALAALGTLHAQQNSALGSDFQSIRKEMVAWDAVRGEWLASSMEAMADKKPTPDRNFPEEYTPAEMFNAMPTATQEKVRGQIQRSTTNSDSISRTKWNRLNSFTSRTPNCKPVMGRTYGDPHLKSFDGATYSFQTVGEFTLVKSGSGNMNVQVRQRNQSDDFSLNTAVAMNVGGDRVCFYANEKPDGNNSTPLRIGGEPIYVEGENYYLEHGGTISRSSKNDYVVTWPTGERVKLDASQTGGMGFYNIAVEIYPCADNFDGILGNANGRSSDDFDVRNTQGGIASSNWNMGVFGSTNQRDQVLEKEYLAFLAKDFARQYRISPEESLFDYGFNQSTFAFTDESFPRVHRTLGDLNDDDRRRAQRECERRGFTGYDLSACVYDNGFLRIEPTPKPTIPNRTTGRQLDPVRTPSPNRNPGQKPFRERYPTPIVEEPKVRNTSPIETEKPVVREPIKPIPQDPGAVSNPGTRPVSTTGRGTVKPVEEKVNVPIKEPQVTKPERTEPIRNEPVKEPEIKRPERTEPIRKEPVISEPIRTQPIRTEPIRTEPVRAQPERTIPIRTEPVKSEPRYTPPPSNPVPKPVQRPASTPVSTPVTTPSKPITTPIRRGG; this is encoded by the coding sequence ATGAAAAAATACTTTACTTTCTTTGGACTATTCGCTCTAGCGGCATTGGGAACACTTCATGCTCAGCAAAATTCAGCCTTAGGGTCAGATTTTCAATCAATCAGAAAAGAAATGGTTGCTTGGGATGCAGTGCGCGGTGAATGGCTAGCTTCTTCTATGGAGGCAATGGCGGATAAAAAACCGACGCCGGATCGTAATTTTCCGGAAGAATATACTCCCGCAGAAATGTTTAATGCGATGCCAACTGCTACACAAGAAAAAGTAAGGGGTCAAATTCAACGTTCAACTACTAATTCTGATAGTATCTCTCGCACGAAATGGAATCGTTTAAACAGTTTTACTTCAAGAACTCCCAATTGCAAACCTGTAATGGGTCGAACTTATGGAGACCCGCATTTAAAATCGTTTGATGGAGCGACTTATTCCTTTCAAACTGTAGGAGAATTCACTTTGGTTAAATCTGGAAGTGGTAACATGAATGTACAAGTACGTCAGCGCAATCAATCTGATGACTTTTCACTAAACACAGCAGTAGCAATGAATGTTGGTGGAGACCGCGTTTGTTTTTATGCCAATGAAAAACCCGATGGAAATAATTCTACACCACTTCGTATTGGAGGCGAACCCATTTATGTGGAAGGTGAAAATTATTACCTAGAACATGGTGGAACGATTAGTCGTTCATCTAAAAATGACTATGTGGTAACATGGCCAACTGGCGAACGTGTGAAACTAGATGCTTCACAAACTGGAGGGATGGGATTCTATAATATTGCAGTAGAAATTTATCCTTGTGCTGATAATTTTGATGGAATCTTAGGAAATGCAAATGGAAGAAGTTCAGACGACTTCGATGTTCGTAACACACAAGGAGGAATCGCTTCTTCTAACTGGAACATGGGTGTTTTTGGATCAACTAACCAACGTGATCAGGTTTTAGAGAAAGAATACTTGGCGTTTTTAGCCAAAGATTTTGCACGACAATACCGCATTTCCCCAGAAGAATCTTTATTTGATTACGGTTTCAACCAAAGTACTTTTGCATTCACCGATGAGTCATTTCCTCGTGTTCATAGAACTTTAGGTGATTTAAACGATGATGACCGCAGACGTGCACAAAGAGAGTGCGAACGTAGAGGGTTTACGGGGTATGATTTAAGTGCATGTGTTTATGACAATGGTTTCTTGCGTATCGAACCTACTCCGAAACCAACTATCCCAAACCGCACGACAGGAAGACAATTGGATCCGGTAAGAACTCCATCTCCAAATAGAAACCCAGGTCAAAAGCCTTTCAGAGAACGTTATCCAACTCCAATAGTTGAAGAACCCAAAGTTCGGAATACTAGTCCAATTGAAACAGAAAAACCAGTCGTTAGAGAACCCATTAAACCAATTCCACAAGATCCTGGTGCGGTAAGTAATCCTGGAACGAGACCTGTTTCGACTACAGGAAGAGGTACTGTAAAACCCGTTGAAGAAAAAGTGAATGTGCCTATTAAAGAGCCACAAGTGACTAAACCAGAAAGAACGGAGCCAATTCGTAATGAACCAGTTAAAGAACCTGAAATTAAACGACCAGAAAGAACAGAACCTATCCGCAAGGAACCTGTAATCTCAGAACCCATAAGAACTCAACCGATAAGAACAGAACCTATTCGGACGGAGCCTGTGAGGGCTCAACCTGAAAGAACAATACCTATTCGCACGGAACCGGTGAAATCAGAACCAAGATATACACCTCCACCAAGTAACCCGGTACCGAAACCAGTTCAGCGTCCTGCAAGTACGCCAGTTTCGACACCAGTTACAACCCCTTCAAAACCAATAACTACCCCTATAAGAAGAGGTGGTTAA
- a CDS encoding AsmA-like C-terminal region-containing protein produces MKWKKWLVKTLKWFFIIFSGLFLLITILLYAFKDDIIDYAVSEINKSLKAKVNVDKIDVTFWATFPDLSLDFNHVFIQDPFKNSTSKDTLLYTEQIRLKFSPADIWNENYHVKKIVIKPGTLQLKIRKNGEENYDILKESDSKEKTTFKLTLESIKASGIRFSYSNKVNENSYKAKIQDIQLVGNFTQDQFDISTNADFYIQRIQNGLVPFVINQQASTQVSIHIDQVKELFEINNGKLLLAQIPFDFNLKVDSTSIKLNIDADKIPLAELANKLAFKEVETVSKLKGSGTGSFHLSMNNELKKDSYPKVACNFSIDNGKLTEPTKGLTLSNIDLKGEYSSLKGKNKEELTIRNVSFQTISGPFSGKLAIRRFSQPSYKGSAKGALDLEVIHALFKIPKIEELSGKVTVNTNFYLETVFENNEAVVEIRDGNGTALMNNVDFSMEKDSRQFKDIYGNLILNRSDAVLEDLKVRLGESDLQLNGSFNYIDQFLQDKHTLDVSVIAESKKINLKDFTNTIAGDPKATTTAREWMLPTLINGNVKLNVDAIHMENHVFTQINGEMTVGNRAISIQKLHGITGNATVRGTLAIVESAPEYFQLATNLSSKDIYFKPIFREWNNFDQSVIKEDNISGRAEAILDFKAPFDLQYGILKDEIEAQIQLKIIGGQLKNVETFTALTKDLKTAKTKLILKQRDISALEGKLNNIQFETLENTIFIKKSTIIIPKMEIKTNALTIAIDGQHKFNNDIDYKFAFRFRELKQTKDESEFGIVEDDGTGIKVFVRMYGNLANPIIEWDKSSRKEDAKQNREEAKTEAISILKSELGLFKKDTTIKKYQPPKKEYEVLEIEFGKEEEVNPFEEKKKIEKEKKGLKKFGEKLKEKGKKEETEEFTVD; encoded by the coding sequence ATGAAGTGGAAAAAGTGGCTGGTGAAAACATTGAAATGGTTCTTTATAATCTTTTCAGGCCTCTTTTTGCTAATTACCATCCTTCTCTATGCATTCAAAGACGATATTATTGATTATGCTGTTTCAGAAATTAATAAATCGTTAAAAGCAAAAGTAAACGTTGATAAAATTGATGTTACTTTCTGGGCTACATTTCCAGATTTAAGCCTGGACTTCAATCACGTATTCATTCAAGATCCTTTCAAAAACTCCACATCAAAAGACACCCTTCTATACACAGAACAAATTCGGTTGAAATTTAGTCCAGCAGATATTTGGAACGAAAATTACCATGTCAAGAAAATAGTCATCAAACCAGGAACGCTTCAATTGAAAATTCGCAAAAATGGTGAGGAGAATTATGACATATTAAAAGAATCTGATTCGAAGGAGAAAACAACTTTCAAGTTAACTCTAGAATCAATCAAAGCTTCTGGCATCCGATTTTCGTATTCAAACAAAGTGAATGAAAATAGTTACAAAGCCAAAATTCAAGACATTCAGCTTGTAGGTAATTTCACACAAGACCAATTTGATATTTCAACCAATGCAGATTTTTACATTCAGCGTATCCAAAACGGATTGGTTCCTTTCGTAATCAATCAGCAGGCTTCTACCCAAGTTTCAATTCATATAGACCAAGTAAAAGAACTGTTTGAAATTAATAATGGAAAATTGTTACTGGCGCAAATTCCGTTCGATTTTAATTTGAAGGTCGACTCAACATCCATCAAACTAAATATTGATGCAGATAAAATTCCTTTGGCTGAACTCGCAAATAAACTCGCTTTTAAGGAAGTAGAAACCGTTTCAAAATTGAAGGGATCAGGAACTGGAAGCTTTCACCTTTCCATGAACAATGAACTCAAGAAAGATTCCTATCCAAAAGTAGCGTGTAATTTCTCTATTGACAATGGAAAACTGACTGAACCTACTAAAGGACTCACCTTGAGCAATATTGATTTGAAAGGAGAATATTCTTCATTAAAAGGAAAAAACAAGGAAGAATTGACCATTCGAAATGTGTCGTTTCAAACTATCAGCGGACCATTTTCAGGAAAGTTAGCTATCCGAAGATTCTCGCAACCAAGCTATAAAGGATCTGCTAAAGGTGCTCTCGATTTAGAAGTTATTCATGCACTATTTAAAATTCCGAAAATTGAAGAGCTTTCAGGAAAAGTAACTGTCAATACCAATTTTTATTTGGAAACTGTTTTTGAAAACAACGAAGCAGTTGTAGAAATTAGAGATGGAAATGGCACTGCTCTGATGAACAATGTTGATTTTAGTATGGAAAAAGATTCTCGACAATTCAAGGACATTTATGGAAATCTGATTTTAAATCGCAGCGATGCCGTTTTGGAGGATTTGAAAGTTCGTCTTGGCGAGTCTGATTTACAGTTAAATGGAAGTTTTAATTACATCGATCAATTTTTACAAGACAAACACACTTTAGATGTATCCGTTATTGCAGAAAGTAAAAAAATCAATCTGAAAGATTTCACCAATACGATTGCTGGAGATCCAAAAGCGACTACAACTGCTCGTGAATGGATGCTGCCAACCTTAATTAATGGAAATGTGAAACTAAATGTGGATGCTATTCATATGGAAAATCATGTTTTTACACAAATCAATGGAGAAATGACCGTTGGAAACAGAGCAATTTCTATCCAAAAACTACACGGAATAACTGGAAATGCAACCGTACGTGGAACTTTAGCCATTGTAGAATCTGCTCCCGAATATTTTCAATTGGCAACGAATTTGAGCTCCAAAGACATTTATTTTAAGCCCATTTTCAGAGAATGGAACAACTTTGATCAAAGCGTTATTAAAGAAGACAATATCAGTGGAAGAGCCGAAGCTATTTTGGATTTCAAAGCTCCTTTTGACCTACAATACGGAATTCTAAAGGATGAAATAGAAGCGCAGATTCAACTAAAAATTATCGGCGGACAATTAAAAAATGTAGAAACATTTACTGCTTTGACCAAAGATTTGAAAACTGCCAAAACAAAATTGATTCTAAAACAACGAGATATTTCTGCTTTAGAAGGAAAGTTGAACAACATTCAGTTTGAAACCTTGGAAAACACGATTTTCATTAAAAAGAGTACGATTATTATTCCGAAAATGGAAATCAAGACCAATGCGCTAACCATTGCAATTGATGGACAACACAAATTCAACAACGATATTGATTACAAATTTGCTTTCCGTTTTAGAGAATTGAAACAAACAAAAGACGAATCTGAATTTGGTATTGTGGAAGACGACGGAACAGGAATTAAAGTCTTTGTTCGCATGTATGGAAATCTGGCAAATCCAATCATTGAATGGGATAAATCTTCACGCAAAGAAGACGCCAAACAAAACCGTGAAGAAGCGAAAACAGAAGCCATCTCCATTCTAAAATCAGAATTGGGATTGTTTAAAAAAGATACCACCATCAAAAAATACCAACCTCCGAAGAAAGAATACGAAGTACTTGAAATTGAATTTGGAAAAGAGGAAGAAGTCAATCCATTTGAAGAGAAAAAGAAAATCGAAAAAGAAAAAAAAGGACTCAAGAAATTTGGAGAGAAACTCAAAGAAAAAGGTAAAAAAGAAGAGACAGAAGAATTTACTGTGGATTAG
- a CDS encoding MarC family protein: MSGIQSFIDMLFIGVITLFPVVNPIGSAFIVNPYLSNLEIQEKRKAVKKIALYAFILCTIALFAGHWILEIFGITIPVVQLAGGIMICKIGWEFLSSDKKEEKTLIDESGESPNSNYTLIQDKLFYPITFPITTGAGSISVLFTLSAHSANAHINMYLINTGAILSAIVVICLLIYFFYLNTKKIIRVIGKEGEQILNRIMAFLIFCVGLQIGITGIKSLIIA, from the coding sequence ATGAGTGGGATTCAATCTTTTATTGACATGCTTTTTATAGGAGTAATCACACTCTTTCCTGTTGTCAACCCAATTGGATCTGCATTTATTGTAAATCCGTATCTGTCGAATTTAGAAATTCAAGAAAAAAGAAAAGCTGTCAAGAAAATCGCGCTTTATGCATTCATTTTATGTACAATCGCTCTTTTTGCGGGGCATTGGATTTTGGAAATTTTTGGTATCACCATACCCGTAGTTCAGCTTGCTGGAGGTATAATGATTTGCAAGATAGGATGGGAATTTCTTTCCTCGGATAAAAAAGAAGAAAAAACACTCATAGATGAATCTGGTGAGAGTCCAAATTCCAATTACACACTCATTCAGGACAAATTATTTTACCCCATTACATTCCCAATAACAACAGGAGCTGGATCTATTTCGGTTCTTTTCACATTGAGTGCTCACAGCGCCAATGCCCATATAAACATGTACCTAATCAATACTGGGGCAATTCTTTCAGCAATCGTTGTAATCTGTTTACTTATTTATTTTTTCTATCTGAATACAAAAAAAATAATTCGAGTAATTGGTAAAGAAGGAGAACAAATCCTCAATCGAATCATGGCATTCCTCATTTTTTGTGTGGGGCTTCAAATTGGAATAACAGGTATTAAATCACTTATTATTGCATAA
- a CDS encoding SRPBCC family protein, which produces MYQLKRTQFIPADLKVCWDFFSNPNNLQKITPEYMRFQVLTTVPEKMYEGLMIGYTVRPVLGIKLNWLTEITHVQDQQFFVDEQRIGPYRIWHHEHHFKTVEGGVEMTDIVTYQLPLGFLGKLAHWLFVRKQLEQIFTHRFASVETLF; this is translated from the coding sequence ATGTACCAACTCAAACGCACCCAGTTTATCCCAGCAGATTTAAAAGTTTGCTGGGATTTCTTTTCCAATCCAAACAACTTGCAGAAAATTACGCCAGAATACATGCGTTTTCAAGTTTTGACAACTGTTCCAGAAAAAATGTATGAAGGATTGATGATTGGCTATACAGTCCGTCCTGTATTGGGAATCAAATTGAATTGGTTGACAGAAATCACCCATGTTCAGGATCAGCAATTTTTTGTCGATGAACAGCGTATTGGACCATATCGGATTTGGCATCATGAACATCATTTCAAAACAGTTGAAGGAGGGGTTGAAATGACCGATATTGTGACTTATCAACTTCCTTTAGGTTTTTTGGGAAAATTGGCGCATTGGCTTTTTGTCCGTAAACAATTGGAACAGATATTTACACACCGATTTGCAAGTGTAGAAACTCTATTTTGA